A section of the Malania oleifera isolate guangnan ecotype guangnan chromosome 2, ASM2987363v1, whole genome shotgun sequence genome encodes:
- the LOC131148462 gene encoding probable polyamine transporter At3g13620: MSNEEDTKQLALTLPTVVFLCCMEIGGAPFGVEPAVGAVGPLFALLGTLIFPFIVSVPCTHITAELSSIAPAFRSPFWGFLIRSVIYLSRVVDLAISTVLCHEYLEKVYRGLPRALVLLLLTLSLSFLNYIGLLRRGRYTSACLFLLPLFLFLVMSLIANPKISIQRCFSTGQEGVKKNWNLPLTTLLWKFSFWKFDNPSAREMLTDKLKEKSLLFKAHFNISVTLTCFTHAIPVVAVAGALSVNQDEWKDGFFVIAAEMIAGKWLQDMFQIAAALSTLQEYDDGITNCSYQLVRMTEMGCLPHCIGFHSIRFHTPWVAILVSTGLATTVLFVDFEYLVALVSFFGSFTALLELTLFLCLRWKSPDLNRTFRVHMRMPGPVVMCLVVSVPYVLTLERKRYYVFPMMTCVAFAVIKLLYLLMQHCKKKMWLRFTDSAEQATGEEAGEVQIYYRDETGPAPDMPADSIQGGHHCYGDEPGDFSDERLDGDQSGGPIGFTESDSGALDFDGSSPEAIQFDFEAFDAEDGEDEGGDVARHGARPQPSSLPDNHLPPATEEFWVKIGFGSEPTVGSGEDEDGFDDGGGLGAAALMTE, encoded by the coding sequence ATGAGTAACGAGGAGGATACTAAGCAGCTTGCCCTCACCCTTCCCACTGTTGTCTTCCTCTGCTGCATGGAAATCGGCGGTGCTCCCTTCGGGGTGGAGCCAGCAGTGGGGGCGGTCGGCCCCCTCTTTGCCCTCCTCGGCACTCTCATCTTCCCTTTCATTGTTAGCGTCCCCTGCACCCACATCACTGCCGAGCTCTCCTCCATCGCCCCCGCCTTTCGAAGCCCCTTCTGGGGCTTCCTCATCCGTTCCGTCATATACCTCAGCCGCGTCGTCGACCTCGCTATCAGCACCGTCCTCTGCCACGAGTACCTTGAAAAAGTCTACCGCGGCCTGCCCCGCGCTCTCGTCCTCCTCCTCTTAACCCTCTCCCTCTCCTTCCTCAACTACATCGGACTCCTCCGCCGAGGGCGCTACACCTCCGCATGCCTCTTCCTCCTCCCCCTCTTCCTCTTCCTTGTCATGTCCCTAATAGCCAACCCCAAAATCAGTATCCAAAGATGCTTTAGCACTGGGCAGGAAGGGGTGAAAAAAAACTGGAATCTCCCCTTAACCACTCTTCTCTGGAAGTTCAGTTTCTGGAAATTTGACAATCCTTCCGCCAGAGAAATGCTAACGGACAAACTCAAAGAGAAATCTTTGCTCTTCAAAGCACACTTCAATATCTCCGTGACGCTCACCTGTTTTACTCATGCAATCCCTGTTGTAGCTGTAGCCGGTGCTCTTTCCGTGAACCAAGACGAGTGGAAAGATGGGTTCTTCGTCATCGCCGCTGAAATGATAGCTGGAAAATGGTTACAAGACATGTTCCAAATTGCAGCCGCTTTGTCAACTCTTCAAGAATATGACGACGGGATAACCAACTGCTCTTACCAGCTCGTGCGCATGACAGAAATGGGGTGTTTGCCCCATTGCATTGGGTTCCATTCCATACGATTTCATACTCCGTGGGTAGCGATTTTGGTATCCACCGGATTGGCCACCACGGTTCTGTTTGTTGACTTCGAGTACCTGGTGGCATTGGTGAGCTTCTTTGGAAGTTTCACAGCACTGTTGGAGTTAACGTTGTTTCTATGCTTGAGATGGAAGTCGCCGGATCTGAATCGGACGTTTCGGGTGCACATGAGGATGCCAGGACCGGTGGTGATGTGTCTGGTTGTGTCTGTGCCTTACGTGCTCACGTTGGAACGCAAGAGATACTATGTTTTTCCGATGATGACTTGCGTGGCGTTTGCGGTCATTAAACTGTTGTACCTTCTCATGCAACACTGTAAGAAGAAGATGTGGTTGAGATTCACTGATTCCGCAGAACAAGCTACAGGAGAAGAAGCGGGTGAGGTTCAGATTTATTACAGGGATGAGACTGGTCCTGCTCCTGATATGCCAGCTGATTCTATCCAAGGTGGTCATCATTGCTATGGCGACGAACCTGGTGATTTTTCTGATGAGCGTCTTGATGGCGACCAAAGCGGGGGACCCATAGGTTTCACGGAGAGCGATAGCGGTGCCCTTGACTTCGACGGGTCCAGCCCTGAGGCTATTCAGTTTGATTTCGAAGCGTTTGATGCAGAAGACGGAGAGGATGAGGGCGGTGACGTAGCTCGCCATGGCGCCAGGCCCCAGCCCTCGAGCCTCCCGGACAACCACCTCCCACCGGCAACAGAAGAATTCTGGGTCAAAATTGGCTTCGGCAGTGAGCCAACCGTTGGTTCCGGGGAGGATGAGGATGGATTTGACGACGGTGGCGGTCTCGGGGCAGCCGCGTTGATGACGGAGTGA